In Populus nigra chromosome 1, ddPopNigr1.1, whole genome shotgun sequence, one genomic interval encodes:
- the LOC133699675 gene encoding aluminum-activated malate transporter 9-like: MNGKKGSFEINIPPEATKSKLPGTSKEGSTGAFSSCKAWIWSVWEFAKEDSNRVKFALKVGLAVLLVSLLILFRAPYDIFGTNIIWSILTVAIMFEYTVGATFNRGFNRALGSLLAGVLAIAVAQLAIQSGRVAEPIIIGISIFLIGSITSFMKLWPSLVPYEYGFRVILFTYCLIIVSGYRMGNPITTAMDRLYSIAIGGFVAVLVNVFVFPIWAGEQLHKELVNSFNSVADSLEECVKKYLEDEGLDHPEFSKTVMDEFPDEPNYRRCKSTLNSSAKLESLANSAKWEPPHGKFRHFFYPWSEYVKVGAVLRYCAYEVMALHGVLHSEIQAPHNLRFTFYSEIQEAATHAAELVRSLGKDISNMKRSPKTSLLKKVHSSTERLQRAIDMHSYLLASNFDPPDNSSKPLTKLPVTFSTTQYDLSNPLTEFDSNSTENNLSQINQNVPSGTPPQQTESYHEMMRKQSRRLHSWPSREVDAFEEEGGLGMDFLPRMKALESTAALSLANFTSLLIEFVARLDHLVEAVDVLSKMAKFNHEGV, encoded by the exons ATGAATGGCAAAAAGGGCAGCTTCGAGATCAACATTCCACCAGAGGCTACCAAATCGAAGCTGCCTGGTACCAGCAAAGAAGGCAGCACTGGAGCATTTTCCTCCTGTAAGGCATGGATTTGGAGTGTATGGGAATTTGCCAAAGAAGATAGCAACAGAGTTAAATTCGCTTTAAAAGTTGGCCTAGCTGTTCTTCTAGTGTCCTTGCTTATACTATTCCGAGCACCTTATGATATATTCGGCACCAATATCATCTGGTCCATTCTCACTGTGGCTATCATGTTCGAATACACAGTTG GTGCAACTTTTAATCGAGGATTCAACCGAGCTCTTGGAAGCTTGCTTGCAGGAGTATTGGCTATTGCGGTTGCTCAGTTAGCTATACAGTCGGGCCGGGTTGCCGAGCCTATTATAATTGGCATTAGCATCTTTCTGATTG GGTCTATTACATCATTCATGAAATTATGGCCATCACTCGTGCCATATGAATATGGGTTCAGGGTCATACTCTTTACCTACTGCTTGATCATAGTATCTGGTTATCGGATGGGGAATCCAATAACAACAGCAATGGACCGACTGTACTCTATTGCCATTGGAGGGTTCGTAGCAGTCCTAGtgaatgtgtttgtttttcctaTATGGGCCGGGGAGCAGTTGCACAAGGAACTTGTCAACAGCTTTAACTCGGTAGCCGACTCTCTCGAAG AATGCGTGAAGAAATATTTAGAAGACGAAGGGCTAGATCATCCAGAGTTCTCCAAGACTGTGATGGATGAATTTCCAGATGAGCCAAATTACAGGAGATGCAAAAGTACCCTAAACTCCTCTGCAAAACTTGAATCCTTG GCCAACTCGGCGAAATGGGAGCCACCGCATGGCAAGTTTCGACACTTCTTCTATCCATGGTCAGAGTATGTTAAAGTTGGGGCAGTTCTACGATATTGTGCTTATGAGGTCATGGCACTTCATGGTGTTTTACACTCTGAGATTCAG GCACCTCACAACCTCCGGTTCACATTCTACTCAGAGATTCAGGAAGCAGCAACACATGCTGCAGAGCTCGTTAGGAGCTTGGGAAAAGACATTAGTAACATGAAGCGAAGCCCAAAAACCTCACTACTAAAGAAGGTTCATAGCTCAACGGAGCGCCTGCAACGAGCCATAGACATGCACTCTTATCTCCTCGCATCTAATTTTGATCCTCCTGACAACTCTTCCAAACCACTTACCAAGCTCCCCGTCACATTTTCAACCACCCAGTACGACCTCTCGAATCCATTAACCGAGTTTGACAGTAACAGTACAgaaaataacttgagtcaaaTAAACCAAAACGTGCCTTCAGGGACTCCTCCACAACAGACAGAGTCCTACCATGAGATGATGAGGAAACAGTCAAGAAGACTCCATTCATGGCCATCAAGGGAAGTGGATGcttttgaagaagaaggaggtcTCGGTATGGACTTTCTGCCAAGAATGAAAGCATTGGAGAGCACTGCAGCATTGTCACTTGCCAATTTTACTTCCTTACTCATTGAGTTTGTTGCCAGGCTCGATCACTTGGTTGAAGCAGTTGATGTGCTTTCAAAGATGGCCAAATTCAATCATGAGGGTGTATAG